In Pelodictyon luteolum DSM 273, the genomic stretch CTCGAGGGGTTCGAGGCATTCCGCTCCTATAATGGAAACCGCTATGTGGATGATGTCACGGTTCCGGGATTCAAGACCATGCCCTTCGATTACTAAATACCAACATCTCAATCAACAATGCCTGAACTCAAACATGCGGTCAATGCTACCGGTCTTGCCGATATCCTCGAAAGGGTTCTCGACAAAGGCATTGTCATAGCGGGAGACATCAAGATACAGATCGCCGATATCGATCTGTTGACCATCAAGATCCGGCTGATGGTCGCCTCGGTCGATAAGGCCATCGAAATGGGCATCAACTGGTGGCAGGAAGATCCTTACCTGTCAACCGGTGCAAAAACATCCGAACAGACACGGCTTCTGGGCGAAATAAACCAGCGGATCGAAAAGCTGGAATCAATCAACAGATAAGTCAAAACAGGGGTGAGGATGGATAGGGATAGGGAGAGGGAAAAAAGGGA encodes the following:
- a CDS encoding gas vesicle protein, whose translation is MPELKHAVNATGLADILERVLDKGIVIAGDIKIQIADIDLLTIKIRLMVASVDKAIEMGINWWQEDPYLSTGAKTSEQTRLLGEINQRIEKLESINR